One segment of Stenotrophomonas sp. SAU14A_NAIMI4_8 DNA contains the following:
- a CDS encoding YebC/PmpR family DNA-binding transcriptional regulator codes for MGRGPSIEARKNASDAKRGKIFTKIIREIGVAARGGGGDPNNNPRLRVAMDKGLGVNMSKDVIERAIKKATGELEGVDYEEIRYEGYAPGGVAVIVDCLTDNRVRTVADVRHAFSKCGGNMGTEGSVAFMFKRLGVLSFAPGADEEAITEAAIEAGADDIVVYPDDGSIDVVTSPDAFNAVKDAMAAAGHVPGHAEITFRADNDIKVEGDVALQVKKLLDMLEDLDDVQDVYSNAELGADAYA; via the coding sequence ATGGGTAGAGGCCCCTCCATCGAAGCCCGCAAGAACGCGTCCGACGCGAAGCGTGGCAAGATTTTCACCAAGATCATCCGCGAGATCGGCGTTGCCGCGCGCGGCGGTGGAGGCGACCCCAACAACAACCCGCGCCTGCGCGTGGCCATGGACAAGGGCCTGGGCGTGAACATGTCCAAGGACGTGATCGAACGCGCCATCAAGAAGGCCACCGGTGAACTGGAAGGCGTCGATTACGAGGAAATCCGCTACGAGGGCTACGCCCCCGGTGGCGTGGCCGTGATCGTCGACTGCCTGACCGACAACCGCGTGCGTACCGTGGCCGATGTGCGCCACGCGTTCAGCAAGTGCGGCGGCAACATGGGCACCGAAGGCTCGGTCGCCTTCATGTTCAAGCGCCTGGGCGTGCTCAGCTTCGCTCCGGGCGCCGACGAAGAGGCGATCACCGAGGCGGCCATCGAGGCCGGCGCCGATGACATCGTGGTCTACCCGGACGACGGTTCGATCGACGTGGTCACCAGCCCTGACGCGTTCAACGCGGTCAAGGATGCGATGGCGGCCGCCGGGCACGTGCCCGGGCACGCGGAAATCACCTTCCGCGCCGACAACGACATCAAGGTCGAAGGCGATGTGGCCCTGCAGGTGAAGAAGCTGCTGGACATGCTGGAAGACCTGGACGACGTGCAGGACGTGTATTCCAACGCCGAACTCGGCGCCGACGCCTACGCCTGA